In the Tessaracoccus lacteus genome, AAGGTCGCGTGGATGAACCGTGACGCCGCCGCGGAGCCGGCCGAGATGTGGATGGCGCCGATGACGGCCTCCATCGTGTCGGCCAGGATCGAGGTCTTCGTGTCGCCGTGCGTGGCGATCTCGCCCTTGCCGAGCAGGATGTGGCCGCCCAGGTCGAGCGACCTGGCCACCTCGGCGAGCGCGACAGAGCTCACGACGCTTGCCCTGAGCTTGGCCAGGTGTCCCTCGGGGAGCTCTGGGTAAGTGCGGAAGATGTGCTCGGTGACGACGATCTCCAGCACGGCGTCGCCGAGGAACTCCAGTCGCTCGTTGGACGCGAGTCCGGGGTGCTCGTAGGCGTAGCTCCGGTGCGTGAAGGACAGCTCAAAGAGCTGGGCATCGACCTCGATGCCCAGCTCCTGCAGCCTGTCAAGCAGTCGACTCACCCGCGTG is a window encoding:
- the rnc gene encoding ribonuclease III codes for the protein MSRLLDRLQELGIEVDAQLFELSFTHRSYAYEHPGLASNERLEFLGDAVLEIVVTEHIFRTYPELPEGHLAKLRASVVSSVALAEVARSLDLGGHILLGKGEIATHGDTKTSILADTMEAVIGAIHISAGSAAASRFIHATFDDLIAASEAAGDYADYKTVLQEMCAARGWDLPRYDVVGEGPDHERTFTAVVVVDAREMGTGTAGSKKRAEQIAARIAVKDLGVA